The segment TCCAAACCCTCCATAAAGGATATCCAGATAGCTCTTAAAAATGCAGGATATTATGCAGGCCCTGTTGACGGTAAGGCCGGTGAAAAAACAAAAAAGGCTATAGAAAGTTTTCAGAAGACAAGCGACCTGACTCCCGATGGCGTAGCGGGTCAAAAGACATGGGCAAAATTAAAAAAGTATCTGGATAGATAAAAGAGCAATAATATGAACAAAATCTTGAAAACTTTCATCAAATACGGTTTAGTCTTTATTTTAGTTTGCATGACGGTTAATTCTTTCGCCTTTTTTAGCGAAGAAGAAAAGGAAGCAAGGCGTAAGAAAGAAACAGAAGAATTGCAGGAACGTTTCAAATGGTGGCCTACCGATGCAACACCGGGTCCGGTAAAGGATCCGGACAAAGGGGGATATTGGTGGTGGCCTACCAAGCCCGGCAAAGTAGGGCCGTTATGGGGGAATAGGGGCTGGGTTTATGTATATAAGATAATATTTGATTACAAAGAAGAAGAACTCCCTCCGCCTAAGCCCGAAGAACCAAGGCCTTCGCTTTTAATAAAGAAGATGATAAAGAATGTCAAAATATACTTTGATTTCGATAAATCGGATTTAAGAGATGATACAATAAAAATATTAAATGAAGCTATTGGTACTTTGAAGAGAAATCCCGAATCGAGCATACTTATAACAGGAAATTGCGACATCCGCGGCTCCGAAACTTATAATATGAAATTGGGAAAACATCGGGGTGAAACTGTGAAACATTTTATGTTGGCTCACGGCATTCCAGAGAGCCGTATTCTAATAATTTCCAGAGGAAAACTTGATGCGATAGCTCCAATAACAGACATGGTGGGTATGCAGAAAGACCGTAATGCACAGTTTATGATTGCCGAGGTAGAGGAGGTCATGATTCCTTATCCTAAAGATCTAGAGAATATTAATGCAACACCGATTGAAGAAGGCAAATATCTCGTTGAAGAAAAAGAGAATGTAGAGTCGGCAATTAAGGTTTCGACACGAGAATATGTTGTGAAAAAAGGCGACACATTATCCGGTATCGCAGCAAAAGAATACGGCGGTGCCTATAGATGGAAATACCTGTATGAGTTGAATAAGGATGTAATTAAGGATCCGAATAAACTCAAGGAAGGGCAGAAGATAATTATACCCGTTGAATAAGGAGGCGCGAAGATATGAAAAAGGAACAAGCTAATAAAAAAATTTGGCGAATCTGCTTTGGGGTAATACTCTTTTATTTCGTTGCTGTTATCATAGCATATGCAAATCTGAAGAAATGAAGGGCCGACAATATATTCTGTTAAATGTAACAACAGGAACTAGGAGGGAGTTGTGGAGACAAAAATAGATTTAACGAATCTTATTAGAGAAAAGGCAAAAGAGTTGTGGGAAAAGGACGGACGCAAGCAGGGCCGTGATATGGACTATTGGCTACAAGCTGAAAAGATTGTAAAAGCTCAGGCGAAAAAACAATAAATCAAGATTTATAATAAGAATAACGGCAGGTGTTTTTGCGCCTGCCGTTATTACCTTTAGGGTGCAGTGACGCTAATGGGAAAGTTGACGGTTTTATCCGTTTATAAGGATAATTTATGAATCCTGAATCGGTAATGAATTTTTGAGAGGAGAGAGATAGGCTATAAGGTTATTCCACCGTAAAAAATTTGACACTTTAAAAAATGTATGTTAAACTTATAGTATCATGATAAATAGAAGGAGACGGTTGTTTAAAATCTTGCTCTCTTTTTAAAAAACATTTTGCTATATACAGGCAAAATGTTTTTGTGTTTAGTAACCATAAAAAAGGAGGGCAATTTTATCATGGTGTTTAAAAATAAAATTCTAATAGTAGGATACGGATCTGTCGCAAGATGTGCTTTTCCCATTCTCCTCAAACATATCTCCGTCCCATACAAGAATATCACAATAATAGATTTTATCGACAAGAAAAAAGAGCTTTTGCCCTGGATTAAACGCGGCGTAAAATACATCCAGGAAAGAATCACCCCCATCAACATTACTTAAATCCTTTCGCAGCACGTTTCTCCCGGCGGTATCGTAATTGATCTTTCATGGAACATAGATTGCATCGAGATGCTTAACTGGTGCCATGAGAATAAAGTTTTATATGTTAATACATCGGTAGAAGAGTGGGACCCATATGCCGATATTCACAAGAAAACACCGTTTCAGAAATCTCTTTACTACCGCCAAACGGAGATACGGAAGATAACGTCCCGCTGGAAAGGGCCCATGACGACAGCTGTCATAGATCACGGCGCCAATCCCGGGCTCATTTCTCATTTCACAAAAAAAGGCCTTGTAGACATCGCTCACAGATTATTGCGCGATAATAATCTTTCGAAAAATATAAAAAATAGAATCACGCAATGCCTCAAAACAAAAATGTTCGCCCATTTAGCGAAAGAGCTAAACGTTAAGGTCATTCATATAAGCGAACATGATACGCAAATTACCAATAAACCAAAAAGGTATAATGAATTTGTGGGGACATGGAGCATTGAGGGCCTGCGGGAAGAAGGTATCGCGCCGGCAGAAATGGGGTGGGGAACCCATGAAACGGATATACCTTTATTTTCTACATTTCCGCCCTCAAACAGCAAGAATCAGATTTTTCTATCTCAGATGGGGATGAATACATGGGTTCGCTCGTGGGTCCCCAATGAGGAAATAATCGGCATGGTTATACGCCATGCCGAAGCAATAAGCATTTCAGATCACCTTACTATTAGAGAAAAAGGGAAAGTAATATATTGTCCTACGGTGCATTATGCATATATGCCATGCAACGAAACAATAGTATCTCTTCATGAACTAAGATGCCGGAATTATGATCTTCAGAAACGCTTAAGGATTATGAATGATGAAATTACGGAGGGCGATGATGTGCTGGGTGCCCTTATTATGGGTCATCGTTATAACTCTTGGTGGACGGGAAGTATACTCAGCATTAAAGAGTCACGCAGACTTGTTCCGCATCAGAACGCGACAACAATACAGGTGGGAATAGGGGCAGTATCGGCAGTCATGTGGATGCTGGAGAACCCGCAAAAAGGGTTGTGTATGCCGGACGATCTTCCTTATGAGTATATACTTAATATAGCGCGACCGTATCTGGGGCAATTTGTGTCGATGCCTTCTGATTGGACCCCGCTTAAGAATTATCAGATTTTCTTTAAGGAAAATCCTAATCTATGCCTAGACAGGAAGAATGTCTGGTCGTTTAAGAATTTCTTATTTTGTGATTAACAGATTGGCCGTTTCCCTCTATCCGGTTGCCGGGGATTCTGACCAGGGAGCCTAATTTTGTATGCCGATTGAAAATATTTTATTATGGGTTGCGGTATTGATATTCGTGAGCGTTATTTCAAGCAAGCTTTCCGATAAATTTGCTATCCCTGTCTTATTGCTATTCTTGGCAATCGGGATGCTTGCCGGTTCAGAAGGAATAGGCGGTATTTATTTTGATAACGCGCAGCTGGCGAAGTCTATTGGCATTGTCGCCCTCATTTTTATCATTTTTTCCGGAGGCCTCGATACCAATTGGAAAGACACCAGATCGGTTATTTGGCCGGGAGTTATCCTTTCGACAGCGGGAGTACTGATTACCGCAATCATAACAGGCTGCTTCGCCGTCTATATTCTAAAGTTTTCTTTTTTGGAAGGAATGCTGCTTGGTTCCATAGTTTCTTCAACCGATGCCACTGCCGTATTCAGTATTTTAAGGTCCAAACGAATAAGCCTGAAGAAACCTTTGAAGCCCTTACTTGAGTTTGAATCCGGTAGTAATGACCCAATGGCTGTTTTCTTGACTGTCGGGTTTATTAGTATTCTGACGGCAAAAAACATGAGTATCACCGCCCTGATACCCAAATTCATGCTAGATATGGGCGTAGGAGCGCTCGTAGGTTATCTCATAGCGAAATTCATAGTATTTTTCATTAACCGTCTGAAATTGGAATATGAAGGTCTTTATCTGGTAATAATGATTTCGTTCGTTCTGCTAACGTATGTAATTGCCGTTTTCTTAAAAGGCAGCGGGATTCTTGCGGTGTATCTTACAGGTTTGATGCTGAGTCAGGCAGAGCTTCCAAACAAAAAGATGATCATGAGATTTCATGACGGTTTAGCTTGGCTTATGCAAATCGTCATGTTTATAACGTTAGGTTTGCTTGTCTTTCCTTCGCATATTATTCCATTAATAGGAGCGGGATTTTTACTTACGTTTCTTCTTATGATGGTTGCCCGTCCTGTCAGCGTATTTTTGTGTCTGCTGCCATTTAGGATGGGTGTGCGGAAAAAAACTATGATTGCTTGGGTTGGTCTTCGAGGGTCTGTCCCTATTATATTGGCAACATTTCCTTTCATGGCAGGTATCCCACAGGCGGATACCATTTTTAATGTCGTATTTTTTGTAGTGATTGCGTCGGTTTTTATTCAAGGGACATCTATTCCAATTTTTTCTAAAATATTAAAACTGGACGTTCCTTTGGGTAACAGGATAAATTATCCCATTGAATTCGAAAAGACAGAAGCCATTGACGCAGATTTGACAGACATTATCGTTCCGTACGATTCAGAAGCAGTGGGTAAGAAAATTAGTGATTTAAGCGTCCCGGAGAAATGCCTTATTGTACTTATTTCTCGGGAAGGAAAATTTGTTATACCGTCCGGTTCTACGATTATAGAAAGTGGCGATGTGTTACTGGTGCTTGCAAATGCGGCGGATTTTTCGGTTCTTCACCGAACGCTGGCGCGTCTTAAAAAAGAAAGGTAATAAGAGATTGTCGATTGCCAGGCAAGAGGATTTGATAGGCAGAAGAAGCTTAAAAGAGGTCAGTGAAAAGAAATCCCGAAGTAATCGACCTTACAGCTCAAGAAAAGTCATTGCCTATGCAAAGTGGTTTCCGATACCCTATATATGTCCTTTAGAAAAATAGTCTCGGTATAATGAGAAACAAAGCTGATATCTTGACACCGAGACAGCTGCGTGTTTTAATAAAAAATCGCTCCTGCTCTCCATTGAACATTAATTTAGTTAGGTGTAAGATTGACCTGCCCTGAGGGACTAAGAAAGTCATTGAAAATAGCAGGATATTCTGATACAATATGGGGTCTAAAGTGGTTCTAAATAGTGGGTTAAATAGTGGTTTTTGGGAGCGTCTACCGTCGGGAGAGCAGCTAAAATCCCCATGGGGACGCCAGCTATTTAATATTCCCCTTTCAAAAATAAAAGGAAAACAACATGTGCGGGATAATCGGATATGTGGGAAATAGGGAAGCGGTGGATGTCATTCTGGAAGGTCTAACCAGGTTAGAATATAGAGGATATGACTCTGCGGGCATAGCCGTCCTTAACGACCACGCCATAGAAGTAATCAAGAAACCCGGCAAATTGGCCGTGCTTAAAAAAGAACTGGCGGATAACCCGTTGACCGGACATGTGAGTTTGGGCCATTCAAGGTGGGCTACGCACGGCGTGCCCAACGAAGCGAATGCCCATCCTCATTGGGACTGTAAGAAAGAGATCGCGCTTGTCCATAACGGTATTATAGAGAACTACCAGGACCTTAAGGAAAAACTCATAAAAGAGGGCCACGAATTCCGCTCCTATACCGATACGGAAGTCATCCCGCACTTAATAGAAAAATACTACGACGGCGATCTGGAAGAGGCGGTGCGAAGGGCCGTCAAAGTGTTGAAGGGCGCTTACGCCATAGCAGTACTGCATAAGAACGAACCCAATCGCATCGTGGCCGCGCGCTGCGAAAGCCCGCTTATAGTGGGGCTCGGTAAGACAGAGAATTTCGTCGCAAGCGATATACCCGCCATACTTAAATACACAAATAAAGCGCTCTTCCTTAATGATTTTGAGATAGTTTCATTGACAGACAAGAAAGTAAGAGTCAGCGATTATCATAACAAACCTATTATAAAGAAGCCGATAGAAGTAAAATGGGATATCGCACAAGCCGAAAAGGGCGGGTTCAGACATTTTATGCTAAAAGAGATACACGAACAGCCCAAGATAATATCGGATATCCTTAAGGCAAGAGTCCGCGGGAACAGAATATCTTTCGAAGAACTAAAAGTGGGCGAGAAGCTTCTTAAGAAGATAAATAAGATCGCCATTGTAGCATGCGGCACGGCATATCATGCCGGTTTGAACGGTAAATATATGTTGGAATGGCTCGCGCACGTACCGGCGCTGGCCGACACGTCGAGTGAATTCAGATATAGAAACCCCATAGTGGATAAAAATACGCTTGTAATAGTGGTATCCCAGTCCGGCGAGACGGCAGACACGCTCGCGGCGCTTAGAGAGGCAAAGCAAAAGGGCGCGACAGTAATCGGCATAATCAATGCATTAGGAAGCTCCATCGCGCGCGAGGCCGACGGTGTTATATATACTCATGCAGGCCCCGAGATATCCGTAGCTTCAACAAAGGCATACACAGCACAACTTGCGATACTTTATCTTTTTAGTCTATATCTGGCCAGGCTAAGAGGCAAGAGAAGCCCGCAGGAAATAAAAGACTATCTGACAGAATTTAAGAAGATCCCCCATCTTTTGGAAAAGATATTAAAGAGGTACGGTACCGAAAAGTCGGATATGATACAAAAGGCGGGAGAATTCAACATCGAATACCACAAACGCCTGAAGGAATATCACCAGAAGGATCCGCAGGAAAGAAAGAGGGCCCCCAACTGCTTCTTCTTATTTTTGGGCAGAAACGTAAACTACCCAAGCGCGCTGGAAGGGGCGCTCAAGCTGAAGGAAATATCGTATATAAGCGCCGAAGGCTACCCTGCCGGCGAAATGAAGCATGGGCCGATCGCTCTCATCGACGAAAACCCCTGGACGGTATGCATAACGCCCGAATCCAAATTGCACGAGAAGATGATATCGAACATCATGGAGATAAGGGCGCGCCGCGGCATAGTGGTGGCCGTAGCTACGGAGGGCGACGAAGAGATAAGAAAAGTAGGCGCCCAATATATAATAGAGATCCCGCATGTAAAAGAAGAGACGTTGACCCCGTTTTTGGTTGCTTTGCCTTTACAGCTTCTGGCGTATTTTGTTGCGCGCGAGTTTAAGGAAGATATAGACCAGCCTCGTAATCTGGCGAAATCCGTAACCGTAGAATAAAGATTAAAATGTCCGGGACACTATATGTAGTCGCAACTCCAATCGGGAACCTAGAAGACATAACGCTCCGCGCTATAGAGGTGCTGAAGCAGGTTGACCTTATAGCGGCCGAGGATACCCGCCATACAAAGATACTCACAAACCGCTACGGCATAAGTACACCCCTTACGAGCTATTTTCAATATAACGAAATCAAAAAGACCGAGCCTCTAATAGCCGCCCTTAAAAAAGGGAAAAATATCGCCCTTGTCTCCGATTCGGGCACACCGGGCATATCAGACCCTGGCTTTACTATAATACGAGAAGCTATCAGAGAAGGCATTTCAGTCGTACCAATACCCGGGCCGTCGGCTTTTTTGACGGCTTTAAGCATATCAGGCATGCCCACCCACAAATTTGCGTTCGAAGGCTTCCTCTCCAATAAGTCCGCCCATAGACGGAAACAGTTAGAAGCGCTCAAACAAGAGGAGAGGACGATCATAATGTATGAATCGCCGCACCGTCTGCTTAAAACGCTTAATGATGTAATGGAAATAATGGGTGATATCAATATCGTGTGCGCGAGGGAATTAACCAAAAAGTTCGAGGAATTGCGGCGCGAGAAAGTGAGCCAGACCATAAAGCATTTTTCCGAAACAAGGATATTGGGCGAGTTCATCATTATTTTTAACCTAAAAAATCCTTGACAAAAAGAGGTCGGTGTGATAGTATTGATCTCAACAAAGCCTTTTAATCCCGGCCCTGTGAGGCCGGAAAAGGAGAAAAAATGAAGAGTAGTAAGGTTAAAATTGAGCCTGTTCGCGCTGTGTGAACAGGCATTTTTTTGTCTAAAAAAGGGGAGCACCCATGAGTTTAAAGGAAAAAGCAAAGATAATGGATAAAGAGGCCGTAGATAAGGCCCTAACCAGAATTGCGCACGAAGTCCTTGAAAAGAATAAGGATACGGAAGCGCTCGCCATAATAGGCATTAAAAACCGCGGGGCATATATCGGTAGCCGCCTCCGGGATAAGATAGAAGCGATAAGCGGGAAAAGGCCGCCTGTCGGCGCGCTTGATATAACGCTATACCGCGATGACCTTACCCAAATAGCGGAACAGCCGGTTGTCCACGCTACAGAGATAGATTTCAATATAGACGGCAAAAAGGTG is part of the Candidatus Omnitrophota bacterium genome and harbors:
- the glmS gene encoding glutamine--fructose-6-phosphate transaminase (isomerizing); this translates as MCGIIGYVGNREAVDVILEGLTRLEYRGYDSAGIAVLNDHAIEVIKKPGKLAVLKKELADNPLTGHVSLGHSRWATHGVPNEANAHPHWDCKKEIALVHNGIIENYQDLKEKLIKEGHEFRSYTDTEVIPHLIEKYYDGDLEEAVRRAVKVLKGAYAIAVLHKNEPNRIVAARCESPLIVGLGKTENFVASDIPAILKYTNKALFLNDFEIVSLTDKKVRVSDYHNKPIIKKPIEVKWDIAQAEKGGFRHFMLKEIHEQPKIISDILKARVRGNRISFEELKVGEKLLKKINKIAIVACGTAYHAGLNGKYMLEWLAHVPALADTSSEFRYRNPIVDKNTLVIVVSQSGETADTLAALREAKQKGATVIGIINALGSSIAREADGVIYTHAGPEISVASTKAYTAQLAILYLFSLYLARLRGKRSPQEIKDYLTEFKKIPHLLEKILKRYGTEKSDMIQKAGEFNIEYHKRLKEYHQKDPQERKRAPNCFFLFLGRNVNYPSALEGALKLKEISYISAEGYPAGEMKHGPIALIDENPWTVCITPESKLHEKMISNIMEIRARRGIVVAVATEGDEEIRKVGAQYIIEIPHVKEETLTPFLVALPLQLLAYFVAREFKEDIDQPRNLAKSVTVE
- the rsmI gene encoding 16S rRNA (cytidine(1402)-2'-O)-methyltransferase, which encodes MKIKMSGTLYVVATPIGNLEDITLRAIEVLKQVDLIAAEDTRHTKILTNRYGISTPLTSYFQYNEIKKTEPLIAALKKGKNIALVSDSGTPGISDPGFTIIREAIREGISVVPIPGPSAFLTALSISGMPTHKFAFEGFLSNKSAHRRKQLEALKQEERTIIMYESPHRLLKTLNDVMEIMGDINIVCARELTKKFEELRREKVSQTIKHFSETRILGEFIIIFNLKNP
- a CDS encoding peptidoglycan-binding protein; the protein is MLEENQKAQSYSTKKSKPTESSSKPSIKDIQIALKNAGYYAGPVDGKAGEKTKKAIESFQKTSDLTPDGVAGQKTWAKLKKYLDR
- a CDS encoding potassium/proton antiporter, which gives rise to MPIENILLWVAVLIFVSVISSKLSDKFAIPVLLLFLAIGMLAGSEGIGGIYFDNAQLAKSIGIVALIFIIFSGGLDTNWKDTRSVIWPGVILSTAGVLITAIITGCFAVYILKFSFLEGMLLGSIVSSTDATAVFSILRSKRISLKKPLKPLLEFESGSNDPMAVFLTVGFISILTAKNMSITALIPKFMLDMGVGALVGYLIAKFIVFFINRLKLEYEGLYLVIMISFVLLTYVIAVFLKGSGILAVYLTGLMLSQAELPNKKMIMRFHDGLAWLMQIVMFITLGLLVFPSHIIPLIGAGFLLTFLLMMVARPVSVFLCLLPFRMGVRKKTMIAWVGLRGSVPIILATFPFMAGIPQADTIFNVVFFVVIASVFIQGTSIPIFSKILKLDVPLGNRINYPIEFEKTEAIDADLTDIIVPYDSEAVGKKISDLSVPEKCLIVLISREGKFVIPSGSTIIESGDVLLVLANAADFSVLHRTLARLKKER
- the pyrR gene encoding bifunctional pyr operon transcriptional regulator/uracil phosphoribosyltransferase PyrR, producing the protein MSLKEKAKIMDKEAVDKALTRIAHEVLEKNKDTEALAIIGIKNRGAYIGSRLRDKIEAISGKRPPVGALDITLYRDDLTQIAEQPVVHATEIDFNIDGKKVILADDVLYTGRTIRCALDALIDFGRPNQIQLAVLIDRGHRELPIRADYVGKNVPTSLKEVIEVKLSEVDGKDEVIICEKVEGK
- a CDS encoding DUF2934 domain-containing protein, which encodes METKIDLTNLIREKAKELWEKDGRKQGRDMDYWLQAEKIVKAQAKKQ
- a CDS encoding OmpA family protein, which encodes MNKILKTFIKYGLVFILVCMTVNSFAFFSEEEKEARRKKETEELQERFKWWPTDATPGPVKDPDKGGYWWWPTKPGKVGPLWGNRGWVYVYKIIFDYKEEELPPPKPEEPRPSLLIKKMIKNVKIYFDFDKSDLRDDTIKILNEAIGTLKRNPESSILITGNCDIRGSETYNMKLGKHRGETVKHFMLAHGIPESRILIISRGKLDAIAPITDMVGMQKDRNAQFMIAEVEEVMIPYPKDLENINATPIEEGKYLVEEKENVESAIKVSTREYVVKKGDTLSGIAAKEYGGAYRWKYLYELNKDVIKDPNKLKEGQKIIIPVE